A genomic region of Bombus terrestris chromosome 12, iyBomTerr1.2, whole genome shotgun sequence contains the following coding sequences:
- the LOC100643133 gene encoding myelin regulatory factor isoform X6, translating into MVRLSRNKFHLAKSKFIWQSRYFADTLAHNENGGGTTTHGGRVEAATTQQPPSRLPSPITQSHPASSTCTSGTTTVPNGAAYKDPQSYVHPHALPESPPDSGSEPPYSPPGHNDTQHVHSPHQKVALQEMLLHHQGNQANYAPNLLPSSPRTLTSSTDSMLLTHTVLTSHLGPGTPNIQSQQPIGQTLVPLPHEHSPGNMNTLYSSLQSAPKKRKLSQDGLVHVKQVQREPELGTVEHSCSSSSAVLDGDEVADNSYIDASYQCIRFHPFQQTSWHVLCDHNLKELPVPHYRVDADKGFNFSNSDDAFVCQKKNHFQITCHAQLQGEAIFVRTGEGLKKISSFQLHFYGVKVESPTQTIRVEQSQSDRSKKPFHPVTVELGGERVTKVTVGRLHFSETTSNNMRKKGKPNPDQRYFHLVVGLHAHTADQASYQVVAHASERIIVRASNPGQFESEGSGVGAEGGWQRGAAPDSVYHAGRVGINTDRPDEALVVHGNMKVTGHIVQPSDARAKQNVQEVDTREQLRNVQQLRVVRYRYAPEFAQHSGLGIKQQEDTGVIAQEVQQILPEAVLPAGDIVLPNGQRIENFLMVNKERIFMENVGAVKELCKVTDSLETRIDQLERINKRLAKLKRGDSLKSSISTISSISSNKYSSSINSKTTVQGKGKKSEREDELLCSNKFIQIIIVILILIMAFCLVAMATLYFLEYQKRSSLEWTAVASNGMLAIRPVHPSTASSTPNYDPRYNSLLDSTLSSSYTKHGSHSRGLDSSLSVKTNAFSTQAPHTKQQLYSQEITWYPISHSGPQPKLEKNSEFPGNWLGRHGAGAIPSNVDENDQGSEVDSALNKGPIPLGRPLNCPRHFSEFENPCQIFCCTAKIHQFEDPQPDHPPEKKSISDHIEQPLNVYEEKRKISKSFQNGISPSDPSTQTLVKENNYKYLHKRTRRETGSGDWAEVASNAAGSLPPEPKPQLWIVAESFNTSLDQKYCSASSQDTPNNISCIIPLSKYMPDVQLTLHFIGMPWYGQVVQQCSSPTSPGVDESLICGRKYTMQQQAQLKIDIESNNQRGDQSFPLDVAHYLRRTLRFRVPTVQPQENICKNKHGVDYSEYTLHFYRDCDE; encoded by the exons ATGGTGCGGTTGTctcgaaataaatttcatttggcAAAATCAAAATTCATTTGGCAATCGAG ATATTTCGCTGATACATTGGCGCATAATGAGAACGGGGGTGGAACGACGACACACGGTGGTCGTGTGGAGGCGGCAACCACTCAACAACCACCGTCTCGATTACCATCGCCGATTACCCAAAGTCATCCGGCCTCGAGTACGTGCACATCCGGTACCACCACTGTACCAAATGGCGCCGCTTACAAGGATCCGCAATCGTACGTTCACCC ACATGCTTTGCCAGAAAGCCCaccggacagcggcagcgaaccACCGTATTCTCCGCCAGGTCACAACGACACACAACATGTACATTCACCGC ATCAAAAGGTAGCTCTTCAGGAGATGCTTCTTCATCACCAAGGCAATCAGGCAAATTACGCACCAAATTTACTACCGTCCTCCCCGAGGACTTTAACATCCTCCACGGATTCGATGCTGCTAACTCATACAGTGCTGACGTCTCACCTCGGCCCAGGAACGCCGAATATCCAATCGCAACAGCCGATAGGTCAGACTTTAGTACCTCTGCCACACGAGCACAGTCCTGGTAACATGAACACGTTGTACTCGTCGTTACAATCGGCACCCAAGAAGAGAAAATTGAGCCAGGATGGTCTTGTCCATGTGAAGCAGGTGCAACGA GAACCTGAACTGGGTACCGTGGAGCACAGTTGCAGTAGCAGCAGTGCAGTTCTCGATGGCGACGAAGTGGCAGACAATAGCTATATAGATGCCAGCTATCAGTGCATCCGATTTCATCCCTTTCAGCAAACTTCCTGGCACGTTCTATGCGATCATAATCTGAAGGAACTTCCAGTTCCTCATTACCGAGTAGACGCGGACAAGGGATTCAATTTCAGCAATTCCGACGACGCGTTTGTGTGCCAGAAGAAAAATCACTTTCAG ATTACTTGCCACGCTCAGCTCCAAGGTGAAGCTATATTCGTTCGAACCGGTGAAGGTTTGAAGAAGATAAGCAGTTTTCAGCTACATTTTTACGGCGTCAAAGTTGAGTCTCCGACGCAGACTATCAGAGTGGAGCAAAGTCAAAGCGACAGGAGCAAGAAACCGTTCCATCCAGTGAC GGTGGAACTAGGCGGCGAGCGTGTTACAAAAGTAACCGTTGGCCGTCTTCACTTCAGCGAGACGACCAGCAACAATATGCGAAAGAAAGGGAAACCGAATCCGGATCAAAGATATTTCCATTTAGTTGTTGGCCTGCACGCACACACCGCTGACCAAGCCAGCTATCAGGTGGTAGCTCATGCGTCTGAAAGAATAATCGTCAGG GCAAGCAATCCTGGCCAATTCGAGTCGGAAGGCAGTGGCGTTGGCGCTGAAGGTGGTTGGCAAAGAGGAGCAGCACCGGATAGCGTTTACCATGCCGGCCGAGTTGGAATTAACACGGATAGGCCTGACGAAGCTTTGGTTGTCCATGGCAATATGAAA GTGACTGGCCATATTGTCCAACCCAGTGATGCACGAGCGAAACAAAACGTACAGGAAGTGGACACGCGTGAACAATTGCGAAACGTGCAACAGTTGAGAGTAGTTCGTTATAGATACGCGCCAGAATTTGCACAGCATTCTGGTTTGGGTATCAAGCAGCAAGAAGACACGGGTGTCATAGCGCAGGAAGTGCAGCAGATACTACCGGAAGCTGTGCTGCCAGCTGGAGACATTGTCCTTCCAAATGGCCAGAGAATCGAAAACTTTCTAATGGTGAACAAGGAGAGGATATTCATGGAGAATGTTGGTGCTGTAAAAGAACTGTGTAAA GTAACCGATAGCTTGGAAACTCGCATAGACCAACTGGAGCGAATAAACAAGCGGCTGGCAAAGCTGAAGAGGGGCGATAGTCTGAAAAGTTCGATTAGTACAATCTCTAGTATATCAAGTAACAAATACTCATCCTCTATCAATAGTAAAACTACCGTACAAGGTAAAGGAAAGAAGAGCGAGCGGGAGGACGAACTTCTGTGCAGTAATAAGTTTATCCAGATTATCATTGTTATACTTATCCTTATTATGGCGTTTTG CTTAGTAGCAATGGCGACGTTATACTTCTTAGAATATCAGAAACGTAGCAGCCTCGAGTGGACCGCGGTAGCTAGCAATGGAATGTTGGCTATAAGACCAGTTCATCCGTCGACAGCGTCGAGTACGCCTAATTACGATCCTCGTTACAATTCGTTGTTAGATAGTACATTGTCGTCTTCGTATACCAAGCACGGATCCCATAGTAGAGGCTTGGACAGTAGTTTGTCTGTGAAAACCAACGCGTTCTCCACGCAGGCGCCTCATACGAAACAACAGCTTTACTCTCAAGAAATTACTTGGTATCCTATTAGTCATTCTGGACCGCAACCAAAACTTGAGAAAAATAG TGAATTTCCTGGAAACTGGTTGGGTAGACATGGCGCCGGTGCTATTCCCAGTAACGTGGATGAGAACGATCAAGGATCGGAAGTGGACTCGGCTTTGAACAAAGGTCCAATTCCACTAGGTAGACCGTTGAATTGTCCCAGACACTTTAGCGAGTTTGAAAATCCCTGTCAG ATATTCTGTTGTACAGCCAAGATTCATCAGTTCGAGGATCCTCAACCTGATCATCCTCCGGAGAAGAAATCAATCT cagATCACATAGAACAGCCATTGAACGTGTACGAAGAGAAGCGTAAAATAAGCAAAAGTTTCCAGAATGGTATCAGCCCGTCTGATCCAAGCACGCAGACACTTGTAAAAGAA AACAATTACAAATATCTGCATAAAAGAACAAGGAGAGAAACCGGTAGTGGAGATTGGGCGGAAGTTGCCAGCAATGCTGCTGGATCGTTACCACCAGAACCAAAGCCACAGTTGTGGATAGTGGCAGAAAGCTTTAATACTTCGCTCGATCAAAAGTATTGTTCCGCGTCCTCGCAGGATACGCCGAATAATATATCTTGCATCATTCCTTTGTCCAAGTATATGCCAGATGTTCAACTCACGTTACATTTTAT TGGAATGCCTTGGTACGGTCAAGTAGTGCAACAGTGCTCCTCGCCAACAAGTCCTGGCGTCGATGAGTCTCTAATTTGTGGCCGGAAATACACGATGCAACAGCAAGCTCAGCTGAAGATCGACATTGAAAGTAACAATCAACGGGGAGATCAATCCTTCCCTCTCGATGTTGCTCATTATCTCAGGAGAACGTTGAGGTTTCGTGTACCTACTGTACAGCCGCAAGAG AATATCTGCAAGAATAAACACGGTGTCGATTACTCGGAGTACACGTTGCACTTTTATCGAGATTGCGACGAATGA
- the LOC100643133 gene encoding myelin regulatory factor-like protein isoform X4, whose translation MDVIGDGDEQTLQAILGRGDFVGGIDNEALDFSQLEDFINSDSEQPATYFADTLAHNENGGGTTTHGGRVEAATTQQPPSRLPSPITQSHPASSTCTSGTTTVPNGAAYKDPQSHALPESPPDSGSEPPYSPPGHNDTQHVHSPHQKVALQEMLLHHQGNQANYAPNLLPSSPRTLTSSTDSMLLTHTVLTSHLGPGTPNIQSQQPIGQTLVPLPHEHSPGNMNTLYSSLQSAPKKRKLSQDGLVHVKQVQREPELGTVEHSCSSSSAVLDGDEVADNSYIDASYQCIRFHPFQQTSWHVLCDHNLKELPVPHYRVDADKGFNFSNSDDAFVCQKKNHFQITCHAQLQGEAIFVRTGEGLKKISSFQLHFYGVKVESPTQTIRVEQSQSDRSKKPFHPVTVELGGERVTKVTVGRLHFSETTSNNMRKKGKPNPDQRYFHLVVGLHAHTADQASYQVVAHASERIIVRASNPGQFESEGSGVGAEGGWQRGAAPDSVYHAGRVGINTDRPDEALVVHGNMKVTGHIVQPSDARAKQNVQEVDTREQLRNVQQLRVVRYRYAPEFAQHSGLGIKQQEDTGVIAQEVQQILPEAVLPAGDIVLPNGQRIENFLMVNKERIFMENVGAVKELCKVTDSLETRIDQLERINKRLAKLKRGDSLKSSISTISSISSNKYSSSINSKTTVQGKGKKSEREDELLCSNKFIQIIIVILILIMAFCLVAMATLYFLEYQKRSSLEWTAVASNGMLAIRPVHPSTASSTPNYDPRYNSLLDSTLSSSYTKHGSHSRGLDSSLSVKTNAFSTQAPHTKQQLYSQEITWYPISHSGPQPKLEKNSEFPGNWLGRHGAGAIPSNVDENDQGSEVDSALNKGPIPLGRPLNCPRHFSEFENPCQIFCCTAKIHQFEDPQPDHPPEKKSISDHIEQPLNVYEEKRKISKSFQNGISPSDPSTQTLVKENNYKYLHKRTRRETGSGDWAEVASNAAGSLPPEPKPQLWIVAESFNTSLDQKYCSASSQDTPNNISCIIPLSKYMPDVQLTLHFIGMPWYGQVVQQCSSPTSPGVDESLICGRKYTMQQQAQLKIDIESNNQRGDQSFPLDVAHYLRRTLRFRVPTVQPQENICKNKHGVDYSEYTLHFYRDCDE comes from the exons GTCGGGGCGATTTCGTCGGAGGCATAGACAATGAGGCCCTGGACTTCTCGCAATTGGAAGATTTCATCAACAGCGACAGCGAACAACCCGCCAC ATATTTCGCTGATACATTGGCGCATAATGAGAACGGGGGTGGAACGACGACACACGGTGGTCGTGTGGAGGCGGCAACCACTCAACAACCACCGTCTCGATTACCATCGCCGATTACCCAAAGTCATCCGGCCTCGAGTACGTGCACATCCGGTACCACCACTGTACCAAATGGCGCCGCTTACAAGGATCCGCAATC ACATGCTTTGCCAGAAAGCCCaccggacagcggcagcgaaccACCGTATTCTCCGCCAGGTCACAACGACACACAACATGTACATTCACCGC ATCAAAAGGTAGCTCTTCAGGAGATGCTTCTTCATCACCAAGGCAATCAGGCAAATTACGCACCAAATTTACTACCGTCCTCCCCGAGGACTTTAACATCCTCCACGGATTCGATGCTGCTAACTCATACAGTGCTGACGTCTCACCTCGGCCCAGGAACGCCGAATATCCAATCGCAACAGCCGATAGGTCAGACTTTAGTACCTCTGCCACACGAGCACAGTCCTGGTAACATGAACACGTTGTACTCGTCGTTACAATCGGCACCCAAGAAGAGAAAATTGAGCCAGGATGGTCTTGTCCATGTGAAGCAGGTGCAACGA GAACCTGAACTGGGTACCGTGGAGCACAGTTGCAGTAGCAGCAGTGCAGTTCTCGATGGCGACGAAGTGGCAGACAATAGCTATATAGATGCCAGCTATCAGTGCATCCGATTTCATCCCTTTCAGCAAACTTCCTGGCACGTTCTATGCGATCATAATCTGAAGGAACTTCCAGTTCCTCATTACCGAGTAGACGCGGACAAGGGATTCAATTTCAGCAATTCCGACGACGCGTTTGTGTGCCAGAAGAAAAATCACTTTCAG ATTACTTGCCACGCTCAGCTCCAAGGTGAAGCTATATTCGTTCGAACCGGTGAAGGTTTGAAGAAGATAAGCAGTTTTCAGCTACATTTTTACGGCGTCAAAGTTGAGTCTCCGACGCAGACTATCAGAGTGGAGCAAAGTCAAAGCGACAGGAGCAAGAAACCGTTCCATCCAGTGAC GGTGGAACTAGGCGGCGAGCGTGTTACAAAAGTAACCGTTGGCCGTCTTCACTTCAGCGAGACGACCAGCAACAATATGCGAAAGAAAGGGAAACCGAATCCGGATCAAAGATATTTCCATTTAGTTGTTGGCCTGCACGCACACACCGCTGACCAAGCCAGCTATCAGGTGGTAGCTCATGCGTCTGAAAGAATAATCGTCAGG GCAAGCAATCCTGGCCAATTCGAGTCGGAAGGCAGTGGCGTTGGCGCTGAAGGTGGTTGGCAAAGAGGAGCAGCACCGGATAGCGTTTACCATGCCGGCCGAGTTGGAATTAACACGGATAGGCCTGACGAAGCTTTGGTTGTCCATGGCAATATGAAA GTGACTGGCCATATTGTCCAACCCAGTGATGCACGAGCGAAACAAAACGTACAGGAAGTGGACACGCGTGAACAATTGCGAAACGTGCAACAGTTGAGAGTAGTTCGTTATAGATACGCGCCAGAATTTGCACAGCATTCTGGTTTGGGTATCAAGCAGCAAGAAGACACGGGTGTCATAGCGCAGGAAGTGCAGCAGATACTACCGGAAGCTGTGCTGCCAGCTGGAGACATTGTCCTTCCAAATGGCCAGAGAATCGAAAACTTTCTAATGGTGAACAAGGAGAGGATATTCATGGAGAATGTTGGTGCTGTAAAAGAACTGTGTAAA GTAACCGATAGCTTGGAAACTCGCATAGACCAACTGGAGCGAATAAACAAGCGGCTGGCAAAGCTGAAGAGGGGCGATAGTCTGAAAAGTTCGATTAGTACAATCTCTAGTATATCAAGTAACAAATACTCATCCTCTATCAATAGTAAAACTACCGTACAAGGTAAAGGAAAGAAGAGCGAGCGGGAGGACGAACTTCTGTGCAGTAATAAGTTTATCCAGATTATCATTGTTATACTTATCCTTATTATGGCGTTTTG CTTAGTAGCAATGGCGACGTTATACTTCTTAGAATATCAGAAACGTAGCAGCCTCGAGTGGACCGCGGTAGCTAGCAATGGAATGTTGGCTATAAGACCAGTTCATCCGTCGACAGCGTCGAGTACGCCTAATTACGATCCTCGTTACAATTCGTTGTTAGATAGTACATTGTCGTCTTCGTATACCAAGCACGGATCCCATAGTAGAGGCTTGGACAGTAGTTTGTCTGTGAAAACCAACGCGTTCTCCACGCAGGCGCCTCATACGAAACAACAGCTTTACTCTCAAGAAATTACTTGGTATCCTATTAGTCATTCTGGACCGCAACCAAAACTTGAGAAAAATAG TGAATTTCCTGGAAACTGGTTGGGTAGACATGGCGCCGGTGCTATTCCCAGTAACGTGGATGAGAACGATCAAGGATCGGAAGTGGACTCGGCTTTGAACAAAGGTCCAATTCCACTAGGTAGACCGTTGAATTGTCCCAGACACTTTAGCGAGTTTGAAAATCCCTGTCAG ATATTCTGTTGTACAGCCAAGATTCATCAGTTCGAGGATCCTCAACCTGATCATCCTCCGGAGAAGAAATCAATCT cagATCACATAGAACAGCCATTGAACGTGTACGAAGAGAAGCGTAAAATAAGCAAAAGTTTCCAGAATGGTATCAGCCCGTCTGATCCAAGCACGCAGACACTTGTAAAAGAA AACAATTACAAATATCTGCATAAAAGAACAAGGAGAGAAACCGGTAGTGGAGATTGGGCGGAAGTTGCCAGCAATGCTGCTGGATCGTTACCACCAGAACCAAAGCCACAGTTGTGGATAGTGGCAGAAAGCTTTAATACTTCGCTCGATCAAAAGTATTGTTCCGCGTCCTCGCAGGATACGCCGAATAATATATCTTGCATCATTCCTTTGTCCAAGTATATGCCAGATGTTCAACTCACGTTACATTTTAT TGGAATGCCTTGGTACGGTCAAGTAGTGCAACAGTGCTCCTCGCCAACAAGTCCTGGCGTCGATGAGTCTCTAATTTGTGGCCGGAAATACACGATGCAACAGCAAGCTCAGCTGAAGATCGACATTGAAAGTAACAATCAACGGGGAGATCAATCCTTCCCTCTCGATGTTGCTCATTATCTCAGGAGAACGTTGAGGTTTCGTGTACCTACTGTACAGCCGCAAGAG AATATCTGCAAGAATAAACACGGTGTCGATTACTCGGAGTACACGTTGCACTTTTATCGAGATTGCGACGAATGA
- the LOC100643133 gene encoding myelin regulatory factor-like protein isoform X3: protein MDVIGDGDEQTLQAILGRGDFVGGIDNEALDFSQLEDFINSDSEQPATYFADTLAHNENGGGTTTHGGRVEAATTQQPPSRLPSPITQSHPASSTCTSGTTTVPNGAAYKDPQSYVHPHALPESPPDSGSEPPYSPPGHNDTQHVHSPHQKVALQEMLLHHQGNQANYAPNLLPSSPRTLTSSTDSMLLTHTVLTSHLGPGTPNIQSQQPIGQTLVPLPHEHSPGNMNTLYSSLQSAPKKRKLSQDGLVHVKQEPELGTVEHSCSSSSAVLDGDEVADNSYIDASYQCIRFHPFQQTSWHVLCDHNLKELPVPHYRVDADKGFNFSNSDDAFVCQKKNHFQITCHAQLQGEAIFVRTGEGLKKISSFQLHFYGVKVESPTQTIRVEQSQSDRSKKPFHPVTVELGGERVTKVTVGRLHFSETTSNNMRKKGKPNPDQRYFHLVVGLHAHTADQASYQVVAHASERIIVRASNPGQFESEGSGVGAEGGWQRGAAPDSVYHAGRVGINTDRPDEALVVHGNMKVTGHIVQPSDARAKQNVQEVDTREQLRNVQQLRVVRYRYAPEFAQHSGLGIKQQEDTGVIAQEVQQILPEAVLPAGDIVLPNGQRIENFLMVNKERIFMENVGAVKELCKVTDSLETRIDQLERINKRLAKLKRGDSLKSSISTISSISSNKYSSSINSKTTVQGKGKKSEREDELLCSNKFIQIIIVILILIMAFCLVAMATLYFLEYQKRSSLEWTAVASNGMLAIRPVHPSTASSTPNYDPRYNSLLDSTLSSSYTKHGSHSRGLDSSLSVKTNAFSTQAPHTKQQLYSQEITWYPISHSGPQPKLEKNSEFPGNWLGRHGAGAIPSNVDENDQGSEVDSALNKGPIPLGRPLNCPRHFSEFENPCQIFCCTAKIHQFEDPQPDHPPEKKSISDHIEQPLNVYEEKRKISKSFQNGISPSDPSTQTLVKENNYKYLHKRTRRETGSGDWAEVASNAAGSLPPEPKPQLWIVAESFNTSLDQKYCSASSQDTPNNISCIIPLSKYMPDVQLTLHFIGMPWYGQVVQQCSSPTSPGVDESLICGRKYTMQQQAQLKIDIESNNQRGDQSFPLDVAHYLRRTLRFRVPTVQPQENICKNKHGVDYSEYTLHFYRDCDE, encoded by the exons GTCGGGGCGATTTCGTCGGAGGCATAGACAATGAGGCCCTGGACTTCTCGCAATTGGAAGATTTCATCAACAGCGACAGCGAACAACCCGCCAC ATATTTCGCTGATACATTGGCGCATAATGAGAACGGGGGTGGAACGACGACACACGGTGGTCGTGTGGAGGCGGCAACCACTCAACAACCACCGTCTCGATTACCATCGCCGATTACCCAAAGTCATCCGGCCTCGAGTACGTGCACATCCGGTACCACCACTGTACCAAATGGCGCCGCTTACAAGGATCCGCAATCGTACGTTCACCC ACATGCTTTGCCAGAAAGCCCaccggacagcggcagcgaaccACCGTATTCTCCGCCAGGTCACAACGACACACAACATGTACATTCACCGC ATCAAAAGGTAGCTCTTCAGGAGATGCTTCTTCATCACCAAGGCAATCAGGCAAATTACGCACCAAATTTACTACCGTCCTCCCCGAGGACTTTAACATCCTCCACGGATTCGATGCTGCTAACTCATACAGTGCTGACGTCTCACCTCGGCCCAGGAACGCCGAATATCCAATCGCAACAGCCGATAGGTCAGACTTTAGTACCTCTGCCACACGAGCACAGTCCTGGTAACATGAACACGTTGTACTCGTCGTTACAATCGGCACCCAAGAAGAGAAAATTGAGCCAGGATGGTCTTGTCCATGTGAAGCAG GAACCTGAACTGGGTACCGTGGAGCACAGTTGCAGTAGCAGCAGTGCAGTTCTCGATGGCGACGAAGTGGCAGACAATAGCTATATAGATGCCAGCTATCAGTGCATCCGATTTCATCCCTTTCAGCAAACTTCCTGGCACGTTCTATGCGATCATAATCTGAAGGAACTTCCAGTTCCTCATTACCGAGTAGACGCGGACAAGGGATTCAATTTCAGCAATTCCGACGACGCGTTTGTGTGCCAGAAGAAAAATCACTTTCAG ATTACTTGCCACGCTCAGCTCCAAGGTGAAGCTATATTCGTTCGAACCGGTGAAGGTTTGAAGAAGATAAGCAGTTTTCAGCTACATTTTTACGGCGTCAAAGTTGAGTCTCCGACGCAGACTATCAGAGTGGAGCAAAGTCAAAGCGACAGGAGCAAGAAACCGTTCCATCCAGTGAC GGTGGAACTAGGCGGCGAGCGTGTTACAAAAGTAACCGTTGGCCGTCTTCACTTCAGCGAGACGACCAGCAACAATATGCGAAAGAAAGGGAAACCGAATCCGGATCAAAGATATTTCCATTTAGTTGTTGGCCTGCACGCACACACCGCTGACCAAGCCAGCTATCAGGTGGTAGCTCATGCGTCTGAAAGAATAATCGTCAGG GCAAGCAATCCTGGCCAATTCGAGTCGGAAGGCAGTGGCGTTGGCGCTGAAGGTGGTTGGCAAAGAGGAGCAGCACCGGATAGCGTTTACCATGCCGGCCGAGTTGGAATTAACACGGATAGGCCTGACGAAGCTTTGGTTGTCCATGGCAATATGAAA GTGACTGGCCATATTGTCCAACCCAGTGATGCACGAGCGAAACAAAACGTACAGGAAGTGGACACGCGTGAACAATTGCGAAACGTGCAACAGTTGAGAGTAGTTCGTTATAGATACGCGCCAGAATTTGCACAGCATTCTGGTTTGGGTATCAAGCAGCAAGAAGACACGGGTGTCATAGCGCAGGAAGTGCAGCAGATACTACCGGAAGCTGTGCTGCCAGCTGGAGACATTGTCCTTCCAAATGGCCAGAGAATCGAAAACTTTCTAATGGTGAACAAGGAGAGGATATTCATGGAGAATGTTGGTGCTGTAAAAGAACTGTGTAAA GTAACCGATAGCTTGGAAACTCGCATAGACCAACTGGAGCGAATAAACAAGCGGCTGGCAAAGCTGAAGAGGGGCGATAGTCTGAAAAGTTCGATTAGTACAATCTCTAGTATATCAAGTAACAAATACTCATCCTCTATCAATAGTAAAACTACCGTACAAGGTAAAGGAAAGAAGAGCGAGCGGGAGGACGAACTTCTGTGCAGTAATAAGTTTATCCAGATTATCATTGTTATACTTATCCTTATTATGGCGTTTTG CTTAGTAGCAATGGCGACGTTATACTTCTTAGAATATCAGAAACGTAGCAGCCTCGAGTGGACCGCGGTAGCTAGCAATGGAATGTTGGCTATAAGACCAGTTCATCCGTCGACAGCGTCGAGTACGCCTAATTACGATCCTCGTTACAATTCGTTGTTAGATAGTACATTGTCGTCTTCGTATACCAAGCACGGATCCCATAGTAGAGGCTTGGACAGTAGTTTGTCTGTGAAAACCAACGCGTTCTCCACGCAGGCGCCTCATACGAAACAACAGCTTTACTCTCAAGAAATTACTTGGTATCCTATTAGTCATTCTGGACCGCAACCAAAACTTGAGAAAAATAG TGAATTTCCTGGAAACTGGTTGGGTAGACATGGCGCCGGTGCTATTCCCAGTAACGTGGATGAGAACGATCAAGGATCGGAAGTGGACTCGGCTTTGAACAAAGGTCCAATTCCACTAGGTAGACCGTTGAATTGTCCCAGACACTTTAGCGAGTTTGAAAATCCCTGTCAG ATATTCTGTTGTACAGCCAAGATTCATCAGTTCGAGGATCCTCAACCTGATCATCCTCCGGAGAAGAAATCAATCT cagATCACATAGAACAGCCATTGAACGTGTACGAAGAGAAGCGTAAAATAAGCAAAAGTTTCCAGAATGGTATCAGCCCGTCTGATCCAAGCACGCAGACACTTGTAAAAGAA AACAATTACAAATATCTGCATAAAAGAACAAGGAGAGAAACCGGTAGTGGAGATTGGGCGGAAGTTGCCAGCAATGCTGCTGGATCGTTACCACCAGAACCAAAGCCACAGTTGTGGATAGTGGCAGAAAGCTTTAATACTTCGCTCGATCAAAAGTATTGTTCCGCGTCCTCGCAGGATACGCCGAATAATATATCTTGCATCATTCCTTTGTCCAAGTATATGCCAGATGTTCAACTCACGTTACATTTTAT TGGAATGCCTTGGTACGGTCAAGTAGTGCAACAGTGCTCCTCGCCAACAAGTCCTGGCGTCGATGAGTCTCTAATTTGTGGCCGGAAATACACGATGCAACAGCAAGCTCAGCTGAAGATCGACATTGAAAGTAACAATCAACGGGGAGATCAATCCTTCCCTCTCGATGTTGCTCATTATCTCAGGAGAACGTTGAGGTTTCGTGTACCTACTGTACAGCCGCAAGAG AATATCTGCAAGAATAAACACGGTGTCGATTACTCGGAGTACACGTTGCACTTTTATCGAGATTGCGACGAATGA